In Gimesia benthica, a single window of DNA contains:
- a CDS encoding ABC transporter ATP-binding protein yields MLKLESVKKVYCKQQHEVVALDSTSIEIARGEFAAIIGPSGSGKTTLLSMLGAMSAPSEGRILLDDVSIYDLPIEQRAEVRQNKIGFVFQTFNLVPYLTAIENVQVPMMLSQKFKTEQQERAEELLGTVGLQDRLHHKPSELSIGQQQRVALARMLANDPLIILADEPTGNLDPETRDQVLAFLRQFNEEGRTVIMVTHDLSAAECARRTLRLSEGRIQAGSDQNLLKTA; encoded by the coding sequence ATGTTAAAGTTAGAATCTGTTAAAAAAGTATATTGTAAGCAACAGCACGAAGTGGTCGCGCTAGACTCGACCTCTATTGAAATCGCGCGAGGTGAGTTCGCTGCGATCATCGGTCCCAGCGGGAGCGGAAAAACGACGCTGCTCTCCATGCTGGGGGCAATGTCGGCCCCTTCTGAAGGCCGCATTCTGCTCGACGACGTATCAATTTATGATTTGCCGATTGAGCAGCGCGCTGAAGTCAGACAGAATAAGATTGGATTTGTCTTCCAGACATTCAATCTGGTGCCTTATCTGACCGCGATTGAAAATGTTCAGGTCCCTATGATGCTGTCACAAAAGTTTAAAACAGAGCAACAGGAGCGGGCGGAGGAATTGCTGGGCACGGTTGGGCTGCAGGATAGACTGCATCATAAACCGAGTGAACTCAGTATTGGTCAGCAACAGCGCGTCGCACTGGCTCGCATGCTGGCCAACGACCCGTTGATCATCCTCGCTGATGAACCGACAGGGAACCTTGATCCGGAGACCCGTGATCAGGTTCTTGCTTTCCTGCGGCAATTCAACGAGGAAGGTCGCACGGTCATCATGGTAACACATGATTTGTCTGCTGCGGAGTGTGCCCGCAGAACTTTACGTCTTTCTGAAGGTCGCATCCAGGCAGGTTCAGACCAGAATCTGTTGAAAACAGCTTAA
- a CDS encoding efflux RND transporter periplasmic adaptor subunit has translation MSQSVIGRPSVNPDTSSPDTPAPTDQRPHGLVWKLGRWFLDGLPTIIVMSVLVAIGYYGHTHHWKIPTFAELTGQAKLVFKDWCEEHGVPESKCVICNPDLMPASPDYGWCTEHGVNNCPLHNPDVAELKKTPVITKATMQQADRALALRERPDNNAACKVYQKRIQFASNEAVQQAGVDVELVDQESVTEWVSGTGEIRYDPTRLANLSSRVPGTAWRVLKNVGDQVQEGEILAVVDAAEVGLLKADLVKAIVAEKLARKNFERLNGLKGAIAGKDILEAESILAKEEAEVLSVEQALANLGLSVDVSSIANLSKQAMIDRLRFLGFPNELAEQFRSQTASANLIPVRSSMNGVITERNVVSSEVVTPERTLFEVADPSWMWLILNVPLEEASLIQVGQQVRFQPNGSRKEVTGNLSWISTAADKQTRMVKVRAEIDNAEGQLRDETFGAGRIILRQEKQAVVIPRSAVHWEGCCQVVFVRNKHYFDSPESPKVFQLRNVRTGFVNGNRVEIIAGLLPDEVVVTQGSDVLRAQLLKNSLGAGCCAE, from the coding sequence ATGAGTCAATCTGTTATAGGCCGACCCTCTGTTAATCCAGATACGTCTTCTCCCGACACTCCAGCTCCAACTGATCAACGTCCCCACGGACTGGTCTGGAAGCTCGGACGCTGGTTTCTGGATGGGTTACCCACCATCATTGTCATGTCTGTATTAGTCGCCATCGGTTACTACGGACATACCCACCATTGGAAAATCCCGACGTTTGCAGAATTAACGGGACAGGCGAAGCTGGTATTCAAGGACTGGTGTGAAGAGCACGGGGTTCCCGAATCCAAGTGTGTGATCTGTAACCCTGACCTGATGCCTGCCAGCCCCGATTATGGCTGGTGTACCGAGCATGGTGTCAACAACTGCCCGTTGCACAATCCCGATGTCGCTGAACTGAAAAAGACACCGGTGATTACTAAGGCAACAATGCAACAAGCTGATCGTGCTCTCGCACTGCGGGAGCGACCAGACAATAATGCCGCCTGCAAGGTGTATCAGAAGCGAATCCAGTTTGCTTCCAACGAGGCGGTTCAACAGGCTGGCGTTGATGTAGAACTGGTCGACCAGGAATCTGTAACAGAGTGGGTATCGGGAACAGGAGAAATCCGCTATGACCCGACACGTCTGGCCAATCTTTCTTCACGCGTGCCGGGTACTGCGTGGCGGGTACTAAAAAATGTGGGAGACCAGGTTCAGGAAGGAGAAATCCTGGCGGTGGTTGACGCGGCGGAAGTAGGACTTCTCAAAGCGGATCTGGTAAAAGCGATAGTCGCTGAAAAACTGGCACGCAAAAACTTTGAACGTTTGAATGGACTAAAAGGGGCCATCGCAGGCAAAGACATCCTGGAAGCAGAGTCTATTCTAGCAAAGGAAGAGGCCGAAGTTCTGAGCGTCGAACAGGCTCTGGCTAATTTGGGGTTGTCGGTGGACGTTTCTTCGATTGCAAATCTCAGCAAGCAGGCCATGATCGACCGCCTGCGTTTCCTGGGTTTTCCCAACGAACTGGCAGAGCAGTTTCGATCACAGACCGCCTCAGCCAACCTGATCCCGGTTCGCAGCTCAATGAACGGTGTGATTACGGAGCGGAACGTCGTTTCCAGTGAGGTCGTCACTCCGGAGCGGACCCTGTTTGAAGTGGCTGATCCCAGTTGGATGTGGCTGATACTCAATGTTCCTCTGGAAGAGGCATCTTTGATCCAGGTCGGACAGCAGGTCCGATTTCAACCCAATGGAAGCCGTAAGGAAGTTACCGGGAACTTGAGCTGGATCAGTACTGCCGCTGATAAACAGACGCGGATGGTAAAGGTCAGGGCGGAAATCGATAATGCGGAAGGGCAGCTTCGCGATGAGACTTTTGGCGCGGGCCGGATCATTCTGAGACAGGAAAAACAGGCGGTCGTGATTCCCCGGAGTGCAGTGCACTGGGAGGGATGTTGTCAGGTGGTCTTTGTTCGAAATAAGCATTACTTCGACAGCCCGGAGAGCCCCAAAGTCTTTCAGCTGCGAAACGTTCGTACTGGATTCGTTAACGGCAATCGCGTGGAAATCATCGCCGGCTTACTTCCTGATGAAGTCGTCGTGACCCAGGGGAGCGACGTTTTGCGGGCACAACTTCTCAAGAACAGCCTCGGAGCAGGCTGTTGCGCTGAATAG
- a CDS encoding thioredoxin family protein yields the protein MKLSSEKSRLLVRRNEIRPQTNAKALQRCSRVTHYITGGLPVPFCAVALLLCALSPGCQNAASDLSLSSLLEVTDSDFQQRVLKADQPVLVEFWAPWCRPCVEMVPILEQVSEQFAGRVKILRIRIDDNPATAAKYEIDAPPAFLLFHQGMVFKRRLGKQSEAQLTELISSILSKEISE from the coding sequence ATGAAGTTAAGTTCGGAAAAAAGCCGCCTGCTCGTACGGAGAAATGAGATCCGCCCGCAGACGAACGCGAAAGCGCTTCAGCGGTGCAGTCGGGTAACCCACTACATCACAGGTGGGTTACCTGTTCCGTTTTGTGCTGTTGCACTGCTATTGTGCGCTTTGAGCCCAGGCTGTCAGAATGCAGCTTCAGATCTTTCACTATCCAGTTTGCTGGAGGTTACTGATTCGGATTTTCAGCAGAGGGTCCTTAAGGCTGACCAGCCAGTGCTGGTGGAGTTCTGGGCTCCCTGGTGCCGCCCCTGCGTTGAGATGGTCCCCATCCTGGAACAGGTCTCAGAGCAATTTGCGGGGCGCGTTAAGATCCTCAGAATTCGCATCGACGATAACCCGGCCACTGCTGCTAAATATGAAATTGATGCGCCTCCCGCATTCCTTCTGTTTCACCAGGGAATGGTCTTCAAGCGTCGACTCGGCAAACAAAGCGAAGCACAGTTGACCGAACTCATATCGTCGATCTTATCAAAAGAAATTTCCGAATAA
- a CDS encoding RND transporter translates to MTDVLWTRCLAIPAIVCGLLVITGCAKSGEEAAPVAKAEEEHHEHDEEGHDHEHEYREEGHNLHGFWCAEHGIPEEICAQCNTKLAADFQKKGDWCEEHKRPDSQCFIHHPELEEKFIAQYEVKFGKKPPARTEK, encoded by the coding sequence ATGACTGACGTATTATGGACTCGGTGTCTGGCAATCCCAGCGATTGTGTGTGGACTTCTGGTGATCACGGGGTGTGCGAAAAGTGGAGAGGAAGCCGCTCCCGTGGCCAAGGCCGAAGAAGAACATCATGAGCATGACGAAGAAGGGCACGATCATGAACACGAATACAGAGAAGAGGGGCATAACCTGCACGGTTTCTGGTGTGCTGAGCACGGCATTCCCGAAGAAATCTGCGCCCAGTGTAATACCAAACTCGCCGCTGATTTCCAGAAGAAGGGGGATTGGTGTGAAGAGCATAAACGTCCCGATTCGCAGTGTTTCATCCATCATCCAGAACTGGAAGAAAAATTCATTGCCCAATATGAAGTTAAGTTCGGAAAAAAGCCGCCTGCTCGTACGGAGAAATGA
- a CDS encoding ArsR/SmtB family transcription factor, protein MLDTQPAAEMLKAFSHPTRLSILQELLAGPKCVSDMEELLPARQANISQHLGVLRHAKLVDYAQDGALRCYYLSRPRLVKDMLVLVGRDEPVVKRTPEEIQAHKARLEKARQREKRAKLPGTSRQQAVQ, encoded by the coding sequence ATGCTCGATACACAACCGGCAGCAGAAATGCTGAAAGCCTTTTCACATCCCACAAGACTGTCCATCCTGCAGGAATTGCTGGCAGGCCCCAAATGTGTGTCGGACATGGAAGAACTTCTGCCGGCTCGACAGGCTAATATATCACAACATCTGGGTGTGCTGCGGCATGCAAAATTGGTTGATTATGCCCAGGACGGGGCACTCCGCTGCTATTACCTGTCTCGTCCCCGACTCGTTAAAGACATGCTAGTGTTAGTGGGCCGTGATGAGCCCGTTGTGAAACGCACTCCAGAAGAGATCCAAGCTCACAAAGCACGACTGGAAAAAGCCCGCCAGCGGGAAAAACGCGCGAAGTTACCAGGCACCTCTCGTCAACAGGCAGTCCAATGA
- a CDS encoding cysteine desulfurase family protein has protein sequence MRELVYLDFNATTPLADQVVEAMEPYLREAYGNPSSLHWSGVPARDAIETARSQVASLLCCDATEIVFTSGGSESNNQALKGIYFTKRSATPVPHFIFSQIEHPTIREPCRFLQSLGAELTCVPVDGQGLVDPAEVRRAIRKNTVLISIMHANNEVGTIQPLEEIAAIARENEIPCHTDAAQSVGKIPVDLDALGVDLLTVASHKLYGPKGVGALYVREGLELEPLVHGAGQEAARRAGTENILEIVGLGAACALAQQTLKQTETRELRDSFWQKLKSIFGEDVVLNGHPELRLPNTLNVSFPDHIGGEILARLPWLAASTGSACHAGSVEISPVLAAMGVSQEIGLGTVRFSLGRTTTRSEIDQVLQGLIQIIGKSTEQKM, from the coding sequence ATGAGAGAGCTGGTCTATCTGGACTTCAATGCGACGACGCCCCTGGCGGATCAGGTCGTCGAGGCGATGGAGCCTTATCTGCGCGAAGCATATGGTAATCCATCCAGTCTGCATTGGTCAGGTGTCCCCGCCCGTGATGCGATTGAAACAGCCCGATCACAGGTCGCCTCACTGTTATGCTGTGATGCGACGGAAATTGTGTTTACCTCCGGCGGGAGTGAATCTAACAATCAGGCCCTGAAAGGGATTTATTTCACGAAACGGTCAGCAACTCCGGTTCCGCACTTTATCTTCAGCCAGATCGAACACCCGACGATCCGGGAGCCCTGTCGGTTTCTGCAGTCCCTGGGAGCCGAACTGACCTGTGTACCCGTAGATGGTCAGGGGCTGGTCGATCCTGCAGAGGTACGACGTGCGATCCGGAAAAACACGGTTCTGATTTCAATCATGCACGCGAACAACGAAGTCGGCACCATCCAGCCACTTGAGGAGATTGCAGCGATCGCCAGGGAAAACGAAATCCCCTGTCATACAGACGCAGCTCAGTCGGTAGGTAAGATTCCGGTCGACCTGGATGCACTGGGCGTCGATTTACTGACAGTCGCTAGCCACAAGCTCTATGGACCTAAAGGTGTGGGGGCGCTGTACGTACGCGAGGGGTTAGAGCTGGAGCCACTCGTGCATGGAGCAGGGCAAGAAGCTGCGCGCCGAGCCGGGACAGAAAATATTCTGGAGATTGTCGGGCTGGGAGCCGCCTGTGCTCTCGCGCAGCAGACACTGAAGCAGACGGAGACCCGGGAACTCCGCGATAGTTTCTGGCAGAAACTGAAATCAATATTCGGTGAAGATGTTGTGCTGAATGGGCATCCGGAACTCCGGCTGCCGAACACACTTAACGTCAGTTTTCCCGACCATATCGGCGGAGAAATTTTGGCTCGTCTGCCCTGGCTGGCTGCCTCAACCGGTTCAGCCTGTCATGCAGGCAGCGTAGAGATCAGCCCGGTGCTGGCGGCGATGGGAGTCTCACAAGAGATTGGTCTGGGGACAGTCCGTTTCAGCCTGGGACGCACGACTACCCGATCTGAAATCGACCAGGTCCTGCAAGGACTGATCCAGATCATAGGAAAGAGTACAGAACAGAAGATGTAG
- a CDS encoding efflux RND transporter permease subunit — protein MLNWLIDFSLRHRALVILCTVVFAGVGVISLRHLDIDAFPDTTPVLIQINTVAPALSPDEVERQITFPVEQAISGLPGLQDLRSISKFGLSQLVVIFEDGVDIYFARQLISERLSTVQLPEGIQRPQMGPVSTGLGEVFHYVLTYEGVDFSRLPNEERVKRLTELRTLHDWVVKPQLRSVPGVAEVNSWGGYEKQYQVRLDPDQIIKHELTFDQVAQALRENNQNVGGGTITDRSQMLLVHGVGRTVNLEQIENVVITSRDGVPIRVKDVADVQIGHEIRRGTVTANGRGEAVLGLGFMLMGENSHEVTHALKTRLEEIRETLPAGVEIQTVYDRTELVDHVIDTVQKNLFEGGLLVVAVLFIFLGNLRAGLIVALAIPLSMLFAFSGMLKFGIAASLLSLGAIDFGLVVDSSVVMIENCVRCLAHGADGRSRLEIIRDAAIEVRKPTMFGELIIMIVYLPILTLEGVEGKLFRPMALTVIMALAGSMVLSLTLMPVLASLFLPKNLKEKEPLLIRVLKWLYAPVLRFTMHHKAAVIGFALTILFVAFGLIAPNLGTEFVPRLSEGAVVINVVRLAGTDLEETIRYNTRMEKVLLEKFPDEIVHVWSRVGMAEVATDPMGTELTDLFVTLRPRSEWTRADTQEELTVEIQEELRDLPGPRLAMTQPIEMRMNEMISGVRSDVAAILYGDDLDLMVSKASEIEKVLKSIEGAADVKVEQVTGQPVLEINIDQDEIARYGIPARTVLDLVESLGSKHVGEVYEGQLRFPLIIRLPEQARTDPDAIGSILVATPQGEQIPLSRLADIEIVEGPNTIKREWYQRRITIEANVRGRDMGSFVAEAQRKVDEQVTLPAGRYHVEWGGQFENLQRAQARLMIVVPVAMLLIFGLLYMTYNNFIDSIRVFTGVPFAWIGGIFALWIRDMPFSISAAVGFIALSGVAVLDDMLLVSTIRRLRRRGSSLNEAVEEAAMTRLRPILMTTLVASLGFFPMAFNTGMGAEVQRPLATVVIGGVCSATIMSLLVLRVLYVVFNLPGSRNEDEGDDDNTTEPTQPNNPDSRQVPETASV, from the coding sequence ATGCTCAACTGGCTGATTGATTTTTCACTGCGCCACCGTGCTCTGGTCATTTTGTGTACCGTGGTTTTTGCTGGCGTCGGAGTGATCTCACTGAGACACCTCGACATCGATGCGTTTCCCGACACGACGCCGGTGCTGATTCAGATCAATACGGTGGCACCGGCGCTTTCACCCGATGAGGTCGAACGGCAGATTACTTTCCCGGTCGAACAGGCAATCAGCGGTCTGCCTGGTCTACAGGATTTGCGTTCCATTTCGAAATTTGGCTTATCACAATTGGTCGTGATCTTTGAAGACGGAGTGGACATCTATTTTGCGCGGCAACTTATCAGTGAGCGGCTGAGTACAGTTCAGCTTCCAGAGGGAATCCAGCGACCGCAGATGGGACCGGTTTCGACCGGTCTGGGAGAAGTCTTCCACTATGTTCTGACCTACGAAGGAGTCGATTTTTCCCGTCTACCGAACGAAGAACGGGTCAAACGTCTGACCGAACTGCGAACGCTACATGACTGGGTCGTAAAACCTCAGTTGCGTTCCGTGCCGGGAGTTGCCGAGGTCAACAGTTGGGGGGGCTATGAGAAGCAGTACCAGGTACGCCTCGATCCGGATCAGATCATCAAACACGAACTGACCTTTGACCAGGTGGCCCAGGCCCTCCGCGAAAACAACCAGAATGTCGGCGGAGGGACGATTACCGATCGCAGCCAGATGCTGCTGGTCCATGGGGTGGGACGGACCGTCAATCTGGAACAGATTGAAAATGTGGTCATCACGTCTCGTGACGGAGTTCCAATTCGGGTCAAAGATGTGGCGGATGTGCAGATAGGGCATGAAATTCGTCGTGGAACGGTGACCGCCAATGGCCGGGGAGAAGCAGTATTGGGACTCGGTTTCATGTTGATGGGGGAAAACAGCCATGAGGTAACTCACGCTCTGAAAACCAGACTGGAAGAAATCCGGGAGACACTGCCCGCGGGCGTGGAAATTCAGACTGTCTACGACCGTACCGAACTGGTGGACCACGTGATAGACACCGTGCAGAAGAACCTGTTCGAAGGAGGTCTGCTCGTAGTTGCGGTGCTGTTTATATTTCTGGGGAACCTGCGAGCCGGTCTGATTGTGGCCCTGGCAATTCCTCTTTCGATGCTGTTTGCCTTTTCGGGCATGTTGAAGTTCGGCATCGCAGCGAGCCTGCTCAGCCTGGGTGCAATTGACTTCGGTCTGGTTGTAGACAGTTCCGTGGTGATGATTGAAAACTGTGTCCGCTGTCTGGCACACGGCGCCGATGGTCGCAGTCGACTGGAGATTATCCGGGATGCTGCCATCGAAGTCCGCAAGCCTACCATGTTCGGCGAGCTGATCATCATGATCGTCTACCTGCCAATTCTGACGCTGGAAGGAGTCGAGGGGAAACTGTTCCGTCCCATGGCACTGACAGTCATAATGGCCCTGGCGGGGTCAATGGTGCTCTCACTGACGTTGATGCCTGTGCTCGCCAGCCTATTCCTCCCGAAAAATCTCAAGGAAAAAGAACCACTGCTGATCCGGGTGCTGAAATGGCTGTATGCACCAGTGCTGCGGTTCACCATGCACCACAAAGCAGCGGTGATCGGTTTTGCGCTCACGATCCTGTTTGTGGCTTTTGGCTTGATCGCCCCGAATCTGGGGACTGAATTTGTCCCGCGCCTGTCGGAAGGGGCAGTGGTGATCAATGTAGTTCGTCTGGCGGGAACCGACCTGGAAGAAACGATCCGCTATAACACCCGGATGGAGAAAGTTCTGCTGGAGAAGTTTCCAGACGAGATCGTGCACGTCTGGAGTCGCGTCGGGATGGCGGAAGTTGCCACGGACCCCATGGGGACGGAACTGACCGACCTGTTCGTCACACTGCGTCCCCGAAGTGAGTGGACGCGCGCCGACACGCAGGAAGAACTGACGGTTGAGATTCAGGAAGAACTCCGCGATCTGCCTGGCCCGCGTCTGGCGATGACCCAGCCCATCGAAATGCGGATGAATGAAATGATCTCCGGGGTCCGTTCAGACGTGGCTGCGATTCTCTACGGGGACGACCTTGACCTGATGGTCTCCAAAGCCTCTGAAATTGAGAAGGTGCTCAAATCAATCGAGGGGGCTGCCGACGTAAAAGTGGAACAGGTCACTGGTCAGCCAGTGCTGGAAATTAACATCGACCAGGATGAAATCGCCCGTTATGGCATTCCGGCACGGACCGTACTCGACCTGGTGGAATCACTGGGCAGCAAGCATGTAGGAGAAGTCTATGAAGGACAACTGCGATTCCCGCTGATCATCCGGCTTCCTGAGCAGGCACGGACCGACCCTGACGCTATCGGATCGATCCTGGTAGCCACTCCTCAGGGAGAGCAGATTCCCCTGTCGCGACTCGCTGACATTGAGATCGTAGAAGGCCCGAATACCATCAAGCGGGAATGGTATCAAAGGCGGATTACGATCGAGGCAAATGTCCGCGGTCGCGATATGGGGAGCTTTGTTGCTGAAGCGCAGCGTAAAGTCGACGAACAGGTAACCCTGCCTGCCGGGCGTTACCATGTCGAATGGGGAGGCCAGTTCGAGAATCTGCAGCGTGCCCAGGCCCGGCTGATGATTGTCGTCCCGGTCGCGATGTTGTTGATCTTCGGTCTGCTGTACATGACTTACAATAACTTTATCGATTCGATTCGCGTCTTTACCGGCGTACCGTTCGCCTGGATCGGGGGGATCTTCGCTCTCTGGATAAGAGACATGCCGTTTTCGATTTCCGCGGCCGTGGGTTTCATCGCCCTCTCCGGTGTCGCGGTACTGGATGACATGCTTCTGGTCTCAACCATCCGTCGACTGCGTCGCAGAGGCAGTTCGCTCAATGAAGCTGTCGAGGAGGCAGCCATGACCCGTCTGCGCCCGATCCTGATGACTACGCTGGTGGCCAGCCTCGGCTTCTTCCCCATGGCCTTCAATACCGGTATGGGAGCAGAAGTGCAACGGCCCCTGGCCACGGTCGTGATTGGTGGCGTCTGCAGTGCCACGATTATGAGTCTGCTCGTTTTACGTGTGCTGTACGTGGTCTTCAATCTGCCCGGCAGTCGCAACGAGGATGAGGGAGACGATGACAATACTACAGAACCAACGCAACCGAACAATCCGGATTCCAGGCAAGTGCCGGAAACGGCTTCGGTTTAA
- a CDS encoding TolC family protein has product MHGMPEKLIKLSSFGSHSVRSFRLILIPTLLLTSCASDRGQMTAHQAGSIKEDRQMVGIKDSQSQAAQIAESTSEVEVNNFAETTHAESREKLTLTSYHEVFEGKIPPPVPPAGGPNVPETDSSENPLTPTSQTMTLEELEQIALSNNPTMALQRAEIEKERGNWTQAGLYPNPTVGYVNSTASSNGDTQSNGILVQQTFITAGKLDKAQATETYGIQTSQLQLDAQQMRVINDVRLRYYDVLGAQEQLKLVKEIAQLSQQTLDAAERLYKAGQVPRTDMLQAKAQNATVRASLTNAHTDFESAWQKLAVIVGCPELPVSQLMQPEEDLPEFDLESEWQRLLSESPQLLTAESQIGVARGQLASAEAVPVPDVTLQFVTDYNSIGDYATFNTLVALPLPLFNRNQGGIYNAVSEVNRSERELERVRLVLRDQLISSYRDYMLARNQAEQMRKEVLPELREALELMIKGYEKGQFSFLAVLNVQQSNFQSNLEYIDALNRAHRLAVEISGLQMTGGLNPATIGTAIQDAGGGGRLRAVQQQLQKQSNANLSNFAPAAL; this is encoded by the coding sequence ATGCATGGAATGCCGGAAAAGTTAATTAAACTCAGTAGCTTTGGATCACATTCAGTTAGATCATTTCGACTGATCCTGATTCCCACTCTACTTTTAACTTCCTGTGCCTCAGATCGTGGACAGATGACTGCCCATCAGGCTGGCTCAATAAAGGAAGACAGGCAGATGGTTGGCATCAAGGACAGCCAGTCACAGGCTGCACAGATAGCTGAATCTACTTCTGAAGTCGAAGTCAATAATTTTGCAGAAACGACACATGCCGAATCGAGAGAAAAATTGACTTTAACATCATACCATGAAGTTTTTGAAGGTAAAATCCCACCACCTGTACCACCGGCAGGAGGCCCGAACGTACCAGAAACAGATTCTTCGGAAAATCCATTAACACCAACCAGCCAGACGATGACGTTGGAGGAACTTGAACAGATAGCACTATCGAACAATCCCACCATGGCTCTGCAACGAGCGGAGATCGAGAAAGAACGGGGGAACTGGACCCAGGCAGGCCTCTATCCAAACCCAACCGTAGGGTATGTCAACTCCACAGCGAGCAGTAATGGTGATACGCAATCAAATGGTATTCTTGTGCAGCAGACATTTATTACAGCAGGGAAATTGGATAAAGCCCAGGCAACAGAAACTTATGGTATCCAAACGTCACAACTGCAGCTCGATGCTCAGCAGATGCGCGTCATCAATGATGTCAGGTTGCGCTACTATGATGTGCTGGGAGCACAGGAACAATTAAAACTGGTGAAAGAAATCGCCCAACTCTCACAACAGACACTGGATGCCGCTGAGAGACTCTATAAGGCTGGGCAAGTTCCGAGGACGGATATGTTGCAGGCGAAAGCGCAAAACGCCACAGTTCGTGCATCGCTGACGAATGCGCATACTGATTTCGAATCTGCCTGGCAGAAGCTCGCTGTAATCGTGGGCTGTCCGGAATTACCGGTCAGTCAGCTCATGCAACCGGAGGAAGATTTACCGGAATTTGATCTGGAGTCGGAATGGCAGCGTCTATTGTCCGAAAGTCCTCAGTTGCTCACGGCGGAAAGCCAAATCGGTGTCGCCCGCGGACAGCTTGCCAGTGCTGAAGCTGTCCCAGTTCCAGATGTGACTTTACAATTTGTTACTGATTACAATTCGATCGGAGACTACGCGACATTTAATACGCTGGTAGCACTTCCACTTCCTCTCTTCAATCGTAATCAAGGGGGCATCTATAATGCCGTTTCCGAAGTAAACCGATCCGAGCGCGAACTGGAACGGGTGCGTCTGGTATTGCGCGATCAGTTGATCTCCTCATATCGAGATTACATGTTGGCGCGGAACCAGGCAGAACAGATGCGAAAAGAAGTGCTGCCCGAACTCAGGGAAGCGCTGGAACTGATGATCAAAGGCTATGAGAAAGGACAATTCAGTTTTCTAGCCGTACTCAATGTACAACAGAGCAACTTCCAGTCAAACCTGGAGTACATTGATGCATTGAACCGGGCACATCGACTGGCTGTCGAAATATCAGGGCTGCAGATGACTGGAGGCCTGAACCCGGCGACGATCGGAACGGCAATTCAGGATGCGGGGGGCGGAGGAAGATTGCGTGCAGTTCAGCAGCAGTTACAGAAACAAAGCAACGCTAATTTGAGTAACTTTGCTCCTGCGGCACTATAG